TGACATGCCGGCAATCACCCGCTTGCCATTCCTCTGTCACACAGGCATGCAAGACATGCTGCTCCATCGGCTTGGTGACATCACTGTAGAAAACCTTGGCAGCAAGGCTCCTCGTCATAACGGACTAGAGCCAGAGCCCGCAAAACCCCGAAATCGGCAACTGGCTGCGCTCTCAATATCAGGACAGAAGCCGCTTTTGCTGCCAAATCAATGCTGCGACTTGCCCGGGCGTACGCGCAAGATGCTGAAAACTCCGGCCAGCGCTGCAAAACCGCCGGCCACAGCCAGCGCCAGCAGTTCAGCATTGCCACCATGCCCGCCCGAGATGGCAAAGATGGTGGCCAGCACCACAGCACCCAGCGTCTGCCCGGTCATGCGGGCAGAACTCAGCATGCCGCCCGCTGCACCGCTGCGCGACATGGGGGCCGAGGTGACGATGGTGTGATTGTTGGGAGACTGGTAGAGCGCGAAGCCACTGCCCGCCAGCAGCATGCGCCAGACCATGTCCCAGTGCGCCACATCGACCGGCATGGCCGCCAGCAGCCACAGTCCGCAGGCAAACATGGCCATGCCGATGCCGCCCAGCAGTCCGTCGGGATACTTGCCGATCAGGCGCCCGGCCACCGGAGCCGTCAGCACGGTGGCCAGCGGCCAGGCCGTGATCAGCATGCCGGCCTCCATGGGTGACAGACCGCGCGCCTCCAGCAGCAGGAACGGCAGGGCCAGATAGGACAGCATCTGCGCGCAGAAGGCAGAGACCGAGCCGCACATCGACAGCCGGAACACGGGAATGCGCATCAGATCGACAGGGAACAGCGGAGCTGCCTTGTGCCACTGGCGGCGCAGATAGACGTAGCCGACCACCAGCCCGGCGCCCAGCAGCCACCAGCCCGAAGGCATCAGCGAGCTGCCCGCGGCGCCCTGATCCTGCCCCATGCGCACGCCCAGTTGCTCACCGCCCAGAAAAAGCAGGGTGAACATCAGAATATTGAGCAATACGTCAAGCGCCGCTATCGGCTCGCCATCCTTGCGCACCACGGGGTTGGCCGGCAACGCCTTGCGCCCCATCCACAAGGTCATCAGGCCCAGCGGCACATTGATGGCAAACAGCCAGGGCCAGCTGGCGACCGACAGGATGGCTGCGGCCACCGAAGGCCCGGCCATGGACGAGGTCGCCACCACCAGCGAGTTGATGGCCATGCCGCGCCCCAGCATGGCACGGGGATAGGTCAGCCGCACCAGCGCCGCATTGACGCTCATGATGCCGGCCGCACCCATGCCTTGAAACACGCGCGCCGCAATCAGCGTGCTCAGCGAGCTGGCCAGCGTGGCCGCCACCGAGGCAATGACAAACACCGTCATACCGAGCAGATAGATGCGCCGATAACCCAGGCGCTCGCCCAGGGCTGCCAGCGGCAGCAGCAGCACCAGGCCGGCCAGCTGATAGGCGTTGACCACCCATAGCGTCAGGGCCGAGCTGGCCTGCAGCTCGCGCGCAATGGCGGGCAAGGCCAGATTGACGATGCTGCTGTCCAGCACCGACAGCGTCAGACCCAGAATGATGACCAGCATGGCGCGGCCACGCGCACCGTCAGGCAGGCCGTCGTAGGCAGGGGAGGCTTGAGCAGTGCTTTCAGTCATGGGCGACTCGGTGCACACGGCCCAGCGTGATCCAGGTCAGCGTCACGCCCACCAGGGCTCCGGTCGCCATACCGACCACCATGGGCAGGGGCTTGCCGTTGGAAAAATGCCCCACGATCTGCATGGCCGCCGCGCCGCTCAGCATCTGCAGCGTGCCCAGCAAGGCCGAGGCCGTACCGGCAATCTCGCCATGCTCTTCCAGGGCCAGCACCGAGGTCGTGGGAATCACCAGGCCCATGAAGGCACTGGCGATGAAGTACAGCACGATCAGCACCGTCAGCTGCTCGCCGCCCAGCAGGTAATAGACCAGCAATGCGGCCATGGTCAGGCCCGAGGCAGAAGCCGCGGCCTTGACCACATTGACCAGACCAAAGCGCTGGCCCAGCCGCCCCGTCAGCTGCGCCGCACCGATGAAGGCGATGGAGTTCAGCGCGAACGCCATGCTGTACTGGGTGGATGAGAGACCGTAGTAGTTGATGAGCACAAAGGGCGAGCCCGCCAGGTAGACAAAAAAGCCCGCCATGGCGCAGCCGCCGATGAACACCAGGCCCAGGTAATGCCAGTCACGCAGCAGGATCAGATAGGCCTTGAGTGCGCCGCCCAGACTGCTGTCCAGCCGCGCCTCGGCGGTGCGGGTCTCCTCCACGCCGCGCCACGTGGCAACCAGGCCCAGCACGGCTGCGGCCGCCACCACCCAGAACACGGCACGCCAGCCGGCCAGGGCAATCACGCCGCTGCCGGCCAGGGGCGCCAGAATCGGCGAGACGCTGAACACCAGCATCAGCAGCGACATCATGCGTGCGGCCGCGTGGCCGGTATGCAGATCGCGCACCACGGCACGCGGCACGGCCATGCAGGCCGCAGCGCCCAGGCCCTGCACAAAGCGAAACGCCACCAGGGTCTCGATATTGGGAGCCAGCGCACATCCCACGCTGGCGGCGGCAAAGACCGTCAGACCAAAGTACAGCGGCGGCTTGCGGCCCAGCATGTCGGAGACCGGCCCATAGAGCAGCTGGCCCATACCAATGGAGAGAAAGAACGCGGTCAGACTGGCCTGCACGGCCCCGACCTGGGCATCCAGGCTGGCGCCGATCTGGGGCAAGGCCGGCAGATACATATCGATGGCGAAAGGCCCGATGGCCGACAACAGGCCCAGGATCAGAACCAGACGCAGGGAAACAGAAGCTTGCATAGGGGTGTGATTGTCGTGGTAACTTGATTTATGTGCTGAACAAGCGCCGGTTTCCTGCATGGCGGTGCAGGCTCACGCCGGTCAGCCTCGCACTGCCTGTGCCTAAGCCCTCAATTACGAGGCTTTAGACCCGGTCATCCAAGCCATGACCGCATGGACGACAAGCACAATGGGCTCAACTACCCTTCCCTGCTCTCGCCGTGACTGCTGCAAGCTCCTTCCCACGTCTGCCCTTTTCGCTGCCCATCACACTCGCCGCGCTATCGCTATGCTTGGCGGCTGGACCTACCGGTGCGCAGCCCGCGCCCGCTGCCCCGGCCTTTCAGCTCTCGCCGGATGGAAACATGGTGATAGACACGCGCGCCAGGCTGGCCTGGCCGCGCTGCGCCGAGGGCATGAGCTGGAATGGCAAGGCTTGCAGCGGCCAGGCCGAGGTCTTCAGCTACAAGCAGGCCATGACCCATGCCGCAGAGCGCAGCAAGGCCGAAAATCTGCGCTGGCGCCTGCCGCGCGTCAATGAACTCAAGCGCCTGCTGGACCGCAGCAGCAAGCCCCAGGGTCTGAACCCGGAACTCTTTCCCAATGCGCCACGCGACTGGCACTGGACGGGTACGGCTGCCGTGAATGCCCAGCGCCTGAACACCTACAACTACGCCCAGGTGGACAAATCCAGCAGCCTCTCCGGCCTCTCGGCCCAGCAGGCCTGGGCGGTCAACACCGAGACTCTGCAGGCCGTGCCCGATATGGGCAAGGGCAATGCCTTGCTGCTGCGCCTGGTGCGCCCTGCCACCGAGGCCGAGCTCGGTATTCAGGCTCCGGCCGCACCATGAAAAAAGCCTTGCCGCTTCGGCAAGGCTTTTTCACCCCCCTCACGCACGCTCAGCCGGCGCGCAGCGCTGCCTTGAGGCTCACGCCCAGTTCGGGCTTGTGCGCAAACGGATCCGTGGGGTTGCGGCCCTGAACCACATCTTCCAGGCGCACCTGCACCGAGCCCAAGGCCTGCGGATGGCTGTAGATATAAAACTGGCCCGAGGCCATGGCATCGAACACCTTCTGCGCCACCTCGGTCGCCGTGACCTTGCCCGAGCCCACGGCCTTGTCGGTCATGGCCTGGCCTATCTTCTGGCTGGCCGTCAAAGGCTGCGCCTCCAGGCCCTGGGGACGATTGCGCTCGCTGTGACCTATGCCCGTGGGCACGAAGAAGGGGCAGAGCAGACTGGCGCTGACCTGGTCCGAGACCAGGGCCAGATCCTGGTACAGCGTCTCGGTCAGCGACACCACCGCGTGCTTGCTGACGTTGTAGATGCCCATGTTCGGCGGCGCCAGCAGACCCGCCATGCTGGCAGTGTTGACGATATGACCTTCATAGGCGGGATCGGCCTTGGCGGCCTCCAGCATCATGGGCGTGAACAGACGCACGCCATGGATCACGCCCCAGACATTGACGCCCAGCACCCATTGCCAGTCGGCAACAGTGTTTTCCCAGACCAGGCCGCCCGCGCCAACGCCCGCGTTGTTGAAGACAAAGTGCGGCGCACCAAAGGTTTCCTTGACTTCGGCAGCCAGTCTTTCCATCTGCGCCGCATCCGAGACATCAACCTTGCGCGCCAGCACCTTGGCACCGGCGGCCTTGAGCTCGGCCTCGGCCTTGTCCAGCGCCTCCTGCTGCACATCGACCAGCACCAGATTCATGCCTCTGGCAGCTCCGATGCGCGCGCACTCCAGCCCGAAGCCCGAGCCGGCCCCCGTCAGAACCGCCGTCTTTCCCGCGAAATTCGTGATCATTCTTGTCTCCGTATGTATTTGGATGCAGCTCGGATGCGTCGCCTCACTCGAAACCGGCGCGGCGCAACCAAGGGACAGCAAGCAAGGGCCTATGCCGGCCGCGCCGCCCCGCAGCGAGGCTGTCGTCCCCCTTCCCTAGCGCGCAGCGCGTAGAGAAAGGGGGCGCCCGGCTAGGGGAAGGCACGCAGCGCCTCAGGGGGGTTAAACCAACTTCACCAGCTGCTTGCCGAAGTTCTTGCCCTTGAGCAGGCCCAGAAACGCGCCGGGTGCCGAGGCCAGACCTTGGGAAATCGTCTCGCGCGGCTTGAGCTTGCCGGCTGCCACCAGGCCGCCCAGCTCGGTCAGGGCCTCGCCCCAGACTTCCATGTGCTCGCTGACGATAAAACCTTCGAGCTTGATGCGGTTGACCAGCAGCAACG
This region of Comamonas thiooxydans genomic DNA includes:
- a CDS encoding multidrug effflux MFS transporter → MQASVSLRLVLILGLLSAIGPFAIDMYLPALPQIGASLDAQVGAVQASLTAFFLSIGMGQLLYGPVSDMLGRKPPLYFGLTVFAAASVGCALAPNIETLVAFRFVQGLGAAACMAVPRAVVRDLHTGHAAARMMSLLMLVFSVSPILAPLAGSGVIALAGWRAVFWVVAAAAVLGLVATWRGVEETRTAEARLDSSLGGALKAYLILLRDWHYLGLVFIGGCAMAGFFVYLAGSPFVLINYYGLSSTQYSMAFALNSIAFIGAAQLTGRLGQRFGLVNVVKAAASASGLTMAALLVYYLLGGEQLTVLIVLYFIASAFMGLVIPTTSVLALEEHGEIAGTASALLGTLQMLSGAAAMQIVGHFSNGKPLPMVVGMATGALVGVTLTWITLGRVHRVAHD
- a CDS encoding DUF1566 domain-containing protein, producing the protein MVIDTRARLAWPRCAEGMSWNGKACSGQAEVFSYKQAMTHAAERSKAENLRWRLPRVNELKRLLDRSSKPQGLNPELFPNAPRDWHWTGTAAVNAQRLNTYNYAQVDKSSSLSGLSAQQAWAVNTETLQAVPDMGKGNALLLRLVRPATEAELGIQAPAAP
- a CDS encoding SDR family oxidoreductase, coding for MITNFAGKTAVLTGAGSGFGLECARIGAARGMNLVLVDVQQEALDKAEAELKAAGAKVLARKVDVSDAAQMERLAAEVKETFGAPHFVFNNAGVGAGGLVWENTVADWQWVLGVNVWGVIHGVRLFTPMMLEAAKADPAYEGHIVNTASMAGLLAPPNMGIYNVSKHAVVSLTETLYQDLALVSDQVSASLLCPFFVPTGIGHSERNRPQGLEAQPLTASQKIGQAMTDKAVGSGKVTATEVAQKVFDAMASGQFYIYSHPQALGSVQVRLEDVVQGRNPTDPFAHKPELGVSLKAALRAG
- a CDS encoding MFS transporter codes for the protein MTESTAQASPAYDGLPDGARGRAMLVIILGLTLSVLDSSIVNLALPAIARELQASSALTLWVVNAYQLAGLVLLLPLAALGERLGYRRIYLLGMTVFVIASVAATLASSLSTLIAARVFQGMGAAGIMSVNAALVRLTYPRAMLGRGMAINSLVVATSSMAGPSVAAAILSVASWPWLFAINVPLGLMTLWMGRKALPANPVVRKDGEPIAALDVLLNILMFTLLFLGGEQLGVRMGQDQGAAGSSLMPSGWWLLGAGLVVGYVYLRRQWHKAAPLFPVDLMRIPVFRLSMCGSVSAFCAQMLSYLALPFLLLEARGLSPMEAGMLITAWPLATVLTAPVAGRLIGKYPDGLLGGIGMAMFACGLWLLAAMPVDVAHWDMVWRMLLAGSGFALYQSPNNHTIVTSAPMSRSGAAGGMLSSARMTGQTLGAVVLATIFAISGGHGGNAELLALAVAGGFAALAGVFSILRVRPGKSQH